The DNA region GCCTCGTACGTGAGGACCTGGTGCGCAGGGACCTCGAGCGTGAGGGCCTCGGGGTGAACGTCACCGCGGGTGGGGAGCGGCCCGGTCTGTTCCTGTTCGACGCTCGCGGTCGGCTGGTGTCGGTCAACGAACACGCGGCCGCCTGGCTGGACGAGTTGCCTCGGCAGGAGCTGGTGCCGACTCAGTTCGGGCTGCAGTTGCCGCTCTGGCTGCTGGTCACCGCGGTCCGGGCCCGCGATTCGCTGGCGGCGGGCGGTGATGGGCTGGCGCAAACCCGGGTCCGATCCCGCGCAGGTCGCTGGCTGGTCGGCCACGCGGCGGCTACTCGCGACGCGGCGGGGGAGCCGGCTGGCGCGGCGGTCACCATCGAACCGGCCAGCCCGGCCCTCGTGGCGCCGATCGCGGTCGAGGCGTACGGTCTGACCGCCCGCGAACGGGAGATCACCCGGCAGATCGCTCGCGGCGCCGGGACGGACGAGATCGCGACCAGCCTGTTCCTGTCGCCCCACACGGTGCGCGACCACGTGAAGTCGATCCTGAACAAGGTGGGCGTGTCGAGCCGCGGCGAGGTGGTCGCGGCCCTGTACACCGAGCAGTTCGAGCCGGCTCACTTCGCCGGCTTCGACGGCACTCACACCGGCTGATCGGCAACTCGGTCCGCAGCGACGACGGACCGGATGGCACGACCGTCAGTCTGCGCGGCGACAGGGGCGACGGGATCGAGCGGCTCCCTGCCGCGAATGAGGTCTGCGGCCTTCTCCGCGATCATGACGACCGGTGCGTGGGTGTTGCCGCGGGTGATCGTCGGCAGCACCGACGCGTCGACGACCCGGAGCCGGTCGACGCCATGCACGCGGAGCGCGGGATCGACGACACCTGCGGCACCGGCGCCCATCGCGCAGGTGCCGACCGGGTGATAGAGGGTCTGGATCCACCGCCGCGCCCAGGCGTCGTACTCGGCCGGGCCGAGGTCGTCGCGATCGCGGAGGTACGGCCGTTCGAGGAGCCGGGCCAGCTCGGGGCCGGAGCACAGCTCGACGAGCCGCTGATAGCCGGCACGCAACACGGCGCGGTCCGCCGGCTCGCTGTCCAGCGCCAGCTCGATCGCCGGTGGCATGGCCGGATCGGCGCCCCGCAGCCGCAGAGTGCCACGTCCTCTCGGGGTGAGCAGACTCAGCAGGACGGTGAACGCGGCGGGCGCAGCAGCGTCGACCCCGTCGTGGAACGGCAGCGGCGCGGCGTGCAGCTGGATGTCCGGCGCAGCGGCGCCGGTGGTGGAGAAGAACCCGCCCGCCTCGCCGATGTTGGACGACGCCGGGCCGGTCCCGCGCTCGGCCCACTCGGCCTGGGCCGCCGGATCGCTGGCCTGATGGCGCAGATCTTCGGAGTCCTTGATGGTCCAGATCACCGGCAGCGTGGGGTGATCCTGCAGGTTCGCCCCGACTCCAGGTAGGTCGACCAGCACCGGGAGCCCGTGGGTGTGCAGATGCTCCGCCGGCCCGATCCCGGAGCGGAGCAACAGGTGCGGTGAGGAGATCGTGCCGGCGCTGACGATCACCTCGGCGTCGGCGAGGGCGACACGGGTATCGGCCGGCGCGCCGGCTGCCTCTCGGTAGCGCACGCCTCGCGCGCGTCCACTCGCGACCAGGACCTGCTCGGCCAAGGCGCCGGTGTGCACGGTCAGGTTCCGTCGGCCGATGGCCGGTTGCAGATAGGCGTCGGCCGCCGACCAGCGTCGCCGGCGGCGGGTGGTGGTCTGGTAGAAGCCGGCGCCGAGCTGGTCGGCACCGTTGAAGTCGTCGGAGTCGGGCAGCCCGGTCCGGACCGCCGAGTCGACCCAGGCCGCCGTCAGCTCGTGCCGAAACACGGGATCCTCGACGTGCAGCGGACCCTCGGTGCCGTGGAAGGGTCGACCGAGTCGGTGGTTGGTCTCGGTCCGGACGAAGTACGGCAGCACGTCCCGGTAGCTCCACCCTTCGGCGCCGTTGGCCTGCCAGTCGTCATAGTCGGCCGCGTTCCCGCGGATGTAGATCATGGCGTTCAGCGCGGACGAGCCGCCGAGCAGCTTGCCGCGGGGGACGTAGATCGGCGGCCGGTCGGAGCGGTGGTCGAGCAGCGCGGAGAAGGCCCAGTCCATCGATCCGCCGAACAGGGTCGGGAAGGCCGCCGGCACGGTGATCGCCGGGTCGCCGCCAGCACCGCCCGCCTCCAGCAGCAGCACGGTGGTTGCCGGATCCTCGGTGAGTCGGTTGGCGAGCACGCAGCCGGCGCTTCCCGCTCCGATGATGATGTAGTCGTATGTCGAAGTCGTCATGACTGTCCTCGGTGGTCGTTTGATCACCAGAGTCGCCCCCGCTCTCCGGCGGCCCCATCCCTCAGATGAGGGGCTGTCAGCCGCAGCCTCGGTCAGCAGAATGGGGCTATGTCCGCACGTACCGAGCTCCCCATCCGCGAGATCCGGGTGTCAGACCAGCAGGCAGGCCCGTACGCGATCACCGCCGGTCCCGACGACGCACTGTGGCTCACTCTGGCCCACAGCGGGAGTATCGGTCGGCTCGCCCTCGACGAGTCGTGGACCGAGTTCCAGCTCGACCCGCCGACCTGCGCCCCGATGATCATCACCACCGGTCCCGACGGGGCGATGTGGTACACCCGGTCGGGCGATCACCGGATCGGGCGGATCGGCCTCGACGGGCAGTCCGAGACGTTCCCCATCCCGACCGCGGACGC from Microlunatus phosphovorus NM-1 includes:
- a CDS encoding helix-turn-helix domain-containing protein, which gives rise to MNAVLSAAEARRQRAELLHQISTASSVTEVFAVASRRLHELVPHDAAAWVTTDPATGFPSAPSLLDDFSGPMDVCTAHWHREWMEPDVNLFRRLARAERPAGALLATAVDPERSPRFRGFMQPLGFADDLRAVFRVGETPWAVTTLWRREGQPAFSATEAGLVADLSAPLGDAVRRLVREDLVRRDLEREGLGVNVTAGGERPGLFLFDARGRLVSVNEHAAAWLDELPRQELVPTQFGLQLPLWLLVTAVRARDSLAAGGDGLAQTRVRSRAGRWLVGHAAATRDAAGEPAGAAVTIEPASPALVAPIAVEAYGLTAREREITRQIARGAGTDEIATSLFLSPHTVRDHVKSILNKVGVSSRGEVVAALYTEQFEPAHFAGFDGTHTG
- a CDS encoding GMC family oxidoreductase, giving the protein MTTSTYDYIIIGAGSAGCVLANRLTEDPATTVLLLEAGGAGGDPAITVPAAFPTLFGGSMDWAFSALLDHRSDRPPIYVPRGKLLGGSSALNAMIYIRGNAADYDDWQANGAEGWSYRDVLPYFVRTETNHRLGRPFHGTEGPLHVEDPVFRHELTAAWVDSAVRTGLPDSDDFNGADQLGAGFYQTTTRRRRRWSAADAYLQPAIGRRNLTVHTGALAEQVLVASGRARGVRYREAAGAPADTRVALADAEVIVSAGTISSPHLLLRSGIGPAEHLHTHGLPVLVDLPGVGANLQDHPTLPVIWTIKDSEDLRHQASDPAAQAEWAERGTGPASSNIGEAGGFFSTTGAAAPDIQLHAAPLPFHDGVDAAAPAAFTVLLSLLTPRGRGTLRLRGADPAMPPAIELALDSEPADRAVLRAGYQRLVELCSGPELARLLERPYLRDRDDLGPAEYDAWARRWIQTLYHPVGTCAMGAGAAGVVDPALRVHGVDRLRVVDASVLPTITRGNTHAPVVMIAEKAADLIRGREPLDPVAPVAAQTDGRAIRSVVAADRVADQPV